The nucleotide sequence GACGGCCAGCCGGTCTCGCTCACGGTGACCGAGTTCCTCATCCTAGAAGCGCTCGCCATGCGCCCGGGAGTGATCAAGAGTCGCAACCAGCTGATGGACGCCGCTTACCCCGACGATGTGTTCGTCGACGATCGCACGGTCGACAGCCACATCAAGCGCCTGCGCCGCAAGTTCCGCGCCGCCGATCCTGAATTCTCGGCAATCGAGACGCTCTACGGTGCGGGTTACAGCTATGCCGACGGCTGAGGGGTAATGACCGACGAGGGCTGGAACACGCGGCTCGATTCGAAGACGCGCGACCCCTTGAGCAGTTCGCGCCTGGTCTCGCTGACCTGGCGTATTCTGGCGGTCAACATCGTCCCGCTGCTGATGTTCGGGCTCGGCGTTTTCTACCTCGATTCGTACCGCAAGGTGCTGCTCGACGAACGCTATAAACTGGCGCGGATCGAGGCGCAGATCACCGCCGAAGCGCTCGCCGGGGCGAGCCGCGAGAGGCAGGAAGCGGTGCTCATGCAGATCGGCAAGGAGCAGAAGCTGCGCCTGCGCATGTTCGATGCCGAAGGGCGGCTGTGGGCCGATAGCTTCCAGCTCGACAAACCGGCCTTCCAGTTCGACACGCCGGGCGACGAGAACTGGCAGGAAAGCTTCGCCCGGTGGCTCGACCGTGCCGTCGACACGATCGTCGGTGCCGATCCGATTCCCGATTACATCGAGCCTGAAGACTCCAACGCCGACGCGTGGCCCGAACTGGCCCGCGCGCGCAAGGAAGGCTTGACCCAGATTCAGCTCCGCGACGCGCCCGACGGGACACCGGTCATCAACGCCGCCGCCCCGGTAGGTCTCGTCGGGGCGACGCTGCTGACGACCCGTAACGCGGTCGATATTACCGAAAAGGTCCGCGCCGCCCGCACCACGCTCGGCTCGGCCATCGGCCTCGCGCTGCTCGCCTCGATCCTGCTCTCGCTTTACATGGCGCGCACGATCGTGCTGCCGCTGCGCACGCTCGCCCGCGCGGCGATCCGGGTGCGCCAGGGCCGCGAGCGGCACGTCGAAGTCCCTCGCTTGCCCGAGCGCCGCGACGAGATTGGCCTGCTCGCGCGTGCGGTGGCCGAGATGACCGACGCGCTGCGCAGCCGGATCGACGCGGTCGAGACCTTCGCAGCCGACGTGGCGCACGAGATCAAGAACCCGCTGGCGAGCTTGCGCAGCGCGATCGATTCGCTGCCCAAGGTCGAGGACAAGGGCTTGCGCACACAGCTTATCGAAATCGCGGCGCACGACGTCCGCCGGATCGACCGGCTGGTCAGCGAAATTTCCGAGGCGAGCCGCATCGATGCTGAAATGAGCCGCGCGGTCTTCGAACCGATCAACATGGCGCAGCTGGTCGGCAACGTCGCCGCTCGGCGCGAGGCGCGCGGCGAGAACAACGGCATCCCCATATCGCTGCAAGGCCAAGGCGGGGCCGGCCTCGTCATGGGCGTGCCGATCCGCCTCGAACGAGTGGTCGAGAACCTTCTCGATAACGCGGTATCTTTCTCGCCCGAGGGTGGCTCCATTGTCGCCGCGGTAAACAGTCGTGGTGGCCGCGTGGAGGTCTCGGTCTGCGACGAGGGGCCGGGCGTCCCCGAGGAATCGCGTGAGAAGGTCTTCACCCGCTTCCACTCGCTGCGACCGGAGGCGGAGGATTTCGGCGACCACAGCGGTCTCGGCCTCGCCATCGGGCGGGCCATCGCCGAGGCTCACGACGGCACGTTGACAGTCGCCTCGCGGCCCGACGGCGCCGACGGCGCGTGTTTCATCTTGTCGCTGCCAGCAGCGTGAGCGACCTTCTCGCCAACGTCAGCTGCGTCGCCGTCGATGGGCGCGCAGTGCTCGTCGTCGGCCCGCCGGGTAGCGGCAAATCGAGCCTCGCGCTGGCGCTGATCGACCGCGGCGCTGTCCTGGTCGGTGACGATGGCGTGAGGCTCGAGGCGCGCGACGGTCGCTGCTGGGCCTGCCCGCCCCCGCACGTCGCCGGCAAGCTCGAGATCCGTAATGTCGGTCTCATCGAATTCCCAACGGCAGAAGCGCCACTCGCCCTCGCCGTCCGGCTCGACCCCGCTGCGCCGCGCTTCGTCGAAACGGCGACGCCAGCACGATATGCGGACCACACCGTGCCCGAGATCGCACTCTATCCGGATGCCGCAACCCTGGCGCTGCGGCTCGAATGGGCGCTGCGCCTCCATGGCACGCGATAAGTGGCTTCACATAGGCCGGGCGAAAGCGCAGGGTCGAAGCTGATGGCCGAAGCAGAACCCAGCGAGCACAGGCAGCGAATCCTGCTGGTCACCGGCATGCTCGGCGCGGGCAAGACCACCGTCCTGCGCGAACTGGAAGATCTCGGCTGGGAGGCGCTTGACAACTTCCCGATCCGCCTGCTGCGGCGCCTGATCGGCCCCGAAGGCGAGCGCCCCGAGAAAGACGCCCCGCCCCTGGCAATCGGTTTCGATAGCCGCACGCGCGGCTTCCGCCCGGAGGAGATCATCGCCCGGGTCAAGCAGCTCAGCGCACGCCCCGACCTCGTCATTTCGACACTGTTCCTCGACTGCTCGACTGCCGAGCTCGAGAGGCGCTTCGACGAGACCCGCCGCCGCCACCACATGGCGCAGGATTCTCCGCTCGCACACGGCATCCTCGCCGAACGCGAGCTGCTGGCCCCGCTGCGGCGCTGGGCCGAGGCGCTGATCGACACGACGCGGTACTCGACCAATGAGCTCAAGCAGGTCGTCCGCGACCGCTTCTCCGCGGAATCACCCAGTTCCCTTACCGTCACCGTCACCAGCTTCGGCTTCGCCCGAGGCGTGCCGCCGGCCGCCGACCTGGTGTTCGACATGCGCTTTCTCGACAACCCGCACTGGGTGCCCGAATTGCGCGATCAGACCGGGCTCGATGCAGCCGTGGGCGAACATATCAAGCGCGATGCCTCGTTTGCCCCGGCGTTCGAGCGCATTGCCGACCTCGTCACATACCTGCTGCCGCGCTATGCCGCGCAGGGAAAGGCCTACGTCACCGTCGCCGTCGGTTGTACCGGAGGGAGACACCGGTCGGTCTACACCGCGGAGAAGCTCGCCGGGGCCTTGCGCGAGGCCGGATTCGCGCCCACCGTCCTGCATCGCAACCTCGCCTCGCGCGCCGCCGAAATGATAGAAGGGGTGCAACAATCGTGAAAACGGGACTATGTCCCCGGCCCTGCCCGCGCGACTCGCGCGGCATGGAACCTGCAGTGAAGAGTTTTCCAATCGCATGATCGGCATGATTCTGGTGACCCACGGCCGACTGGCCGAGGAATTCGTCCACGCGATGGAACATGTCGTCGGCGAACAACGCGACGTGGCGACCATCTGCATCGGCCCGAACGACGATATGGAAGCGCGCCGCCGCGAGATTGCCAACGCGATCAAGCGTGTCGACAGCGGCAAGGGTGCGGTCATCCTGACCGACTTGTTCGGCGGGACACCCTCGAACCTCGCCATCTCGTTGCTCGACGCCGGCAAGACCGAAGTCATCGCCGGAATCAACCTGCCGATGCTGATCCGCCTCGCTGGCGCTCGCAAGGATCTCGATCTCGCGGCCGCGGTTGCCGCGGCGCGCGAAGCCGGGCGCAACTACATCACCGTTGCCTCGGAATTCCTCGGCCAGGACGCTTGAGACGATGGCGGAAGCGCGCCAGTCGGTAGAAATCGTCAACAAGCGCGGCCTTCACGCACGTGCCAGCGCCAAATTCGTCGCTGCCGCCTCGGCAATGGATGACTGCAAGATCACCGTGATCAAGGATAGCAACAGTGCGCTCGGCAACTCGATCCTCGGCCTGATGATGCTCGGCGCCGCGAAGGGCGACACGATCGAGATCGCAGTGGAAGGTGCCGACGCCGAAGCCCGGCTGGCCGAGCTGGTGGCAATGGTTTCGAGCAAGTTCGGGGAAGAGTAACCTTCCCGTGGCGCGGCGTGCGATCACCGGCTTTTCCAATCCCACGGTCAAGGCTCTGCGCGCGCTGCGCGACAAGAAGCATCGCAAGCGCGAGGGACGGTTTCTCGCCGAAGGGCTGCGCCTGTTGACCGACGCGCGCG is from Croceibacterium aestuarii and encodes:
- a CDS encoding HPr family phosphocarrier protein, producing MAEARQSVEIVNKRGLHARASAKFVAAASAMDDCKITVIKDSNSALGNSILGLMMLGAAKGDTIEIAVEGADAEARLAELVAMVSSKFGEE
- the rapZ gene encoding RNase adapter RapZ, producing MAEAEPSEHRQRILLVTGMLGAGKTTVLRELEDLGWEALDNFPIRLLRRLIGPEGERPEKDAPPLAIGFDSRTRGFRPEEIIARVKQLSARPDLVISTLFLDCSTAELERRFDETRRRHHMAQDSPLAHGILAERELLAPLRRWAEALIDTTRYSTNELKQVVRDRFSAESPSSLTVTVTSFGFARGVPPAADLVFDMRFLDNPHWVPELRDQTGLDAAVGEHIKRDASFAPAFERIADLVTYLLPRYAAQGKAYVTVAVGCTGGRHRSVYTAEKLAGALREAGFAPTVLHRNLASRAAEMIEGVQQS
- a CDS encoding stimulus-sensing domain-containing protein, producing MTDEGWNTRLDSKTRDPLSSSRLVSLTWRILAVNIVPLLMFGLGVFYLDSYRKVLLDERYKLARIEAQITAEALAGASRERQEAVLMQIGKEQKLRLRMFDAEGRLWADSFQLDKPAFQFDTPGDENWQESFARWLDRAVDTIVGADPIPDYIEPEDSNADAWPELARARKEGLTQIQLRDAPDGTPVINAAAPVGLVGATLLTTRNAVDITEKVRAARTTLGSAIGLALLASILLSLYMARTIVLPLRTLARAAIRVRQGRERHVEVPRLPERRDEIGLLARAVAEMTDALRSRIDAVETFAADVAHEIKNPLASLRSAIDSLPKVEDKGLRTQLIEIAAHDVRRIDRLVSEISEASRIDAEMSRAVFEPINMAQLVGNVAARREARGENNGIPISLQGQGGAGLVMGVPIRLERVVENLLDNAVSFSPEGGSIVAAVNSRGGRVEVSVCDEGPGVPEESREKVFTRFHSLRPEAEDFGDHSGLGLAIGRAIAEAHDGTLTVASRPDGADGACFILSLPAA
- a CDS encoding HPr kinase/phosphorylase — protein: MSDLLANVSCVAVDGRAVLVVGPPGSGKSSLALALIDRGAVLVGDDGVRLEARDGRCWACPPPHVAGKLEIRNVGLIEFPTAEAPLALAVRLDPAAPRFVETATPARYADHTVPEIALYPDAATLALRLEWALRLHGTR
- a CDS encoding PTS sugar transporter subunit IIA, whose translation is MIGMILVTHGRLAEEFVHAMEHVVGEQRDVATICIGPNDDMEARRREIANAIKRVDSGKGAVILTDLFGGTPSNLAISLLDAGKTEVIAGINLPMLIRLAGARKDLDLAAAVAAAREAGRNYITVASEFLGQDA